A genomic stretch from Lathyrus oleraceus cultivar Zhongwan6 chromosome 2, CAAS_Psat_ZW6_1.0, whole genome shotgun sequence includes:
- the LOC127122672 gene encoding protein MAIN-LIKE 1 → MPFGKMSITLDDIACLLHLPIRGIFWSPQDVTEELAVELAVDYLGVSQGQAQSHVRSCRGSYYKLEWLYDIFVHHRAASSWAYATRAYLLMLVGSTIFADKTFTLVEARYLLLFRDLDGCSGYSWGAAALVTLYRYLGDASMYSCKQLGGYPTLLQCWIHEYFPTVGKRGENWNPAGNCGLPRAMRWSYRQGVLKVDDLRPILDELTPTDVIWRPFEDHRAWRVFDEICLYRGCLKWGETVVPYLPDRCLRQFGYRQYVPSPSLDCMMATDIDVDWISYHQSVVDVIGSSSVATTPSEVVDGYLEWYYRVSHPRLVPPHRDAPREVPVPVYDAGPSDPDWARVSTLIRRYLRQVNAEEEDPQFSDLFEALHISRSH, encoded by the exons ATGCCGTTTGGTAaaatgagcattactttagaTGATATCGCATGTCTACTTCACTTGCCCATTAGGGGTATCTTTtggagtcctcaggatgtgactgaagagctagctgttgaacttgctgttgactacctaggagtgtcacagggtcaggcacagtcacatgttcggagctgcagggggtcgtattacaagttggagtggttatatGATATATTCGTACATCATAGGGCTGCTTccagctgggcatatgcgactagagcatatctattgatgttggtgggttccaccatatttgctgataagacatttacacttgtagaggcacgatacctcctcctgtttagggacttggatggatgttcaggatatagttggggagcagctgcactagttaccctctaccgatatcttggagatgcgtccatgtacagttgcaaacagctaggtggatatcctactctcctacag tgttggattcacgagtattttccaactgttggaaaaagaggggagaattggaaTCCTGCTGGAAACTGTGGTCTTCcccgagcgatgagatggtcgtatagacagggagtcctgaaggtcgatgatttacgacctattttggacgagctgacacctaCCGACGTCATCTGGCgaccatttgaggatcatagagcatggcgtgtatttgatgagatatgtctttacaggggctgtttgaagtggggtgaaacagttgttccatacttgcctgatagatgtttacgtcagttcgggtataggcagtatgttccatccccatctctggattgtatgatggcgacggatattgatgttgattggatcaGTTACCATCAGAGTGTTGTCGATGTGATCGGTTCATCTTCCgtggccaccactccatctgagGTAGTAGACggttatctggagtggtattatcgtgtttcccatccacggttggtccctccccatcgtgacGCTCCTAGAGAGGTACCCGTTCCTGTATATGACGCCGGGCCATCTGATCCTgattgggctcgtgtatctacattgattcgtcgctatctgagacaggttaatgctgaagaggaagatccacagttttctgatttatttgaagctttgcatatttctcgttcacattga